The proteins below come from a single Candidatus Kirkpatrickella diaphorinae genomic window:
- a CDS encoding lysylphosphatidylglycerol synthase domain-containing protein, producing the protein MTRAPALIGAILLIASIIVIQRELRSLSYQDIRRSIDAIPLQSLLLAGLATFLSYFILSFYDWLACVHIKMRQSFRRAAFAAFCSYVLSHNLGLAAVSGAAVRFRLYRNWGIPTGGVAHIIAFCSTTYLLGATALISGIFIWEPDYIPILRHLPPIAAQIIGACGWLIVLLYIGVSFRLREIRLFNFSIEIPRPEIAVMQVFVSAADMTATALIAYVLLPSGGGPGFGTFLSIYVASYTLGLAASVPGGLGVFDGAMLYALTRWLPPSQVLGIILVFRLFYYIVPLVLAGIMFATHELFLRSDAALLTRRKKSLETWRVRRPSLAIRESEADFSVAVSTGLVSGTGVALLFYAVAVPVHILAPRFGLLTLQFAEVALSVIGVCLIGVAVGLVQRVTVAWKAAMLLLTITLPLLVVREAAMPLPLAVMLIILSIAPFRACYYRRSRLVVEPLSLSLIGPVSVWILSVALLAPIALHQTLGHNWWQRLIFDPDARQLRWIVAISALLGLFAVSRIFSRTLTVVAPWSPDTHTSYFTFDRASLQVAHWRPHGLLITEDRKAALPFFQSREFVIGIGDPAGDVEAGTAAIWRLRDLAFERSCQPCFVSVTDQFRAIYEDIGLTIFDDAGREAGLCCSPPESWQSALHEIMSHHTARTRRRPSMRNFFHVETRFAYSGKRDHAAHQTREDTGAS; encoded by the coding sequence TTGACACGGGCACCGGCGCTGATCGGCGCCATCCTGCTGATCGCATCCATCATCGTGATCCAGAGGGAGCTGAGAAGCCTCTCTTATCAGGACATACGCCGCAGCATTGATGCGATCCCGCTTCAGTCTCTTCTTCTGGCGGGGCTGGCGACGTTTCTATCTTATTTCATTCTCTCTTTTTATGACTGGCTGGCCTGCGTCCATATCAAAATGCGGCAGAGCTTTCGCCGGGCGGCTTTCGCGGCATTCTGCTCTTACGTTCTGTCGCATAATCTCGGTCTGGCAGCGGTCTCCGGCGCGGCTGTCCGGTTTCGCCTTTATCGAAACTGGGGCATCCCGACCGGTGGCGTCGCCCATATCATCGCTTTCTGCTCGACAACCTATCTTCTGGGGGCGACGGCCCTCATCAGCGGCATCTTCATCTGGGAGCCGGATTACATCCCGATTTTGAGGCATCTGCCGCCGATTGCGGCGCAGATCATCGGGGCGTGCGGCTGGCTTATTGTCCTCCTTTATATCGGCGTTTCCTTCCGCCTGCGTGAGATCCGGCTTTTCAATTTCTCAATCGAAATCCCACGGCCCGAAATCGCGGTCATGCAGGTTTTTGTCAGCGCAGCCGATATGACAGCCACAGCGCTGATCGCCTACGTGCTGCTGCCATCCGGTGGCGGCCCGGGCTTCGGCACGTTCCTGTCAATTTACGTTGCTTCCTACACGCTCGGCCTTGCGGCCTCCGTTCCGGGCGGGCTGGGCGTGTTCGATGGCGCGATGCTCTATGCCCTGACGCGCTGGTTGCCGCCTTCACAAGTGCTCGGCATTATTCTGGTATTCCGCCTGTTCTATTACATCGTGCCGCTCGTCCTCGCGGGGATCATGTTCGCGACGCATGAACTCTTCCTGCGCAGTGACGCGGCCTTACTGACCCGGCGGAAGAAAAGCCTTGAAACCTGGCGCGTGCGCCGCCCCAGCCTGGCCATCCGGGAGTCCGAAGCCGATTTTTCAGTCGCGGTCTCGACCGGACTTGTGTCAGGGACGGGCGTCGCCCTCCTTTTTTACGCTGTCGCTGTGCCGGTCCATATCCTCGCACCGCGCTTCGGCCTTTTGACGCTGCAATTTGCGGAGGTCGCGCTGAGCGTGATCGGCGTCTGCCTGATCGGGGTGGCGGTGGGGCTCGTCCAGCGCGTGACCGTGGCTTGGAAGGCCGCCATGCTTCTCCTGACGATCACCCTGCCGCTGCTGGTTGTGCGGGAGGCGGCTATGCCTCTGCCCCTGGCCGTCATGCTCATTATCTTATCGATCGCGCCTTTCCGGGCCTGTTATTATCGACGCTCCCGCCTTGTGGTGGAGCCGCTTTCCCTCTCCCTCATCGGCCCGGTCTCCGTCTGGATTTTGAGCGTCGCCTTGTTGGCTCCTATCGCGCTTCATCAAACGCTGGGCCATAATTGGTGGCAGCGCCTGATTTTTGACCCGGATGCACGCCAATTGCGATGGATTGTCGCGATCTCGGCCCTGTTGGGGCTGTTTGCCGTCAGCCGTATCTTCAGCCGCACGCTGACGGTGGTCGCGCCCTGGTCACCGGACACGCATACAAGTTACTTCACCTTTGACCGCGCCTCCCTCCAAGTCGCGCATTGGCGTCCACACGGCCTGCTTATCACGGAAGACCGAAAAGCCGCGTTGCCATTTTTCCAGTCGCGCGAATTCGTGATCGGTATTGGCGACCCGGCGGGAGACGTTGAGGCTGGCACCGCTGCCATCTGGCGTTTGCGTGACCTGGCTTTTGAGCGGTCATGTCAACCTTGTTTTGTGAGCGTAACCGATCAGTTCCGCGCGATCTACGAAGATATCGGCCTGACGATTTTCGATGATGCCGGGCGGGAGGCGGGGTTATGCTGCAGTCCACCCGAGAGCTGGCAATCGGCCCTGCATGAAATCATGTCGCACCATACGGCCCGTACGCGTCGACGTCCCTCGATGCGCAATTTCTTCCATGTTGAAACGCGGTTCGCCTATAGTGGCAAACGGGATCATGCCGCGCACCAGACGCGTGAGGATACCGGCGCCTCCTGA
- the groL gene encoding chaperonin GroEL (60 kDa chaperone family; promotes refolding of misfolded polypeptides especially under stressful conditions; forms two stacked rings of heptamers to form a barrel-shaped 14mer; ends can be capped by GroES; misfolded proteins enter the barrel where they are refolded when GroES binds): protein MAAKDVKFGGEARERLLRGVDILANAVKVTLGPKGRNVVLDKSFGAPRITKDGVSVAKDIELADKFENMGAQMVREVASKTNDIAGDGTTTATVLAQAIIKNGAKAVAAGMNPMDLKRGIDKAVEAVVEELKQKSSKISSKEETAQVGKISANGEGEIGEMISDAMQKVGSTGVITVEEAKGLHTELDVVEGMQFDRGYISPYFVTNPEKMTADLENPYILIHEKKISSLQPMLPLLEKVVQSGRPLLIIAEDVDGEALATLVVNKLRGGLKIAAVKAPGFGDRRRAMLEDIATLTNAEVISEDLGIKLEAVEISSLGTAKKVHIDKENTTIVEGVGEKVKIEKRCLQLKSQISETSSDYDKEKLQERLAKLSGGVAVIRVGGSTEVEVKERKDRVEDALHATRAAVEEGIVPGGGTALARAASVLEHIKLENEDQKAGVKVVHDALKVPLKQIAENAGHDGGVIAGKVLENSHYTHGFDAQTGEFKDLVKAGIVDPTKVVRAALQDAASIAGLLITTEAMVAERPEKKAAPAGGPGMGGMGDMDF, encoded by the coding sequence ATGGCTGCCAAAGACGTAAAATTCGGCGGTGAAGCGCGTGAGCGCCTGCTTCGTGGTGTCGATATTCTTGCTAATGCCGTCAAAGTGACTTTGGGCCCTAAAGGCCGCAACGTTGTCCTTGATAAGAGCTTCGGCGCACCGCGCATCACGAAGGACGGTGTCTCTGTCGCGAAAGATATCGAGCTTGCGGACAAGTTCGAGAATATGGGCGCTCAGATGGTGCGTGAAGTCGCTTCCAAGACCAATGACATTGCGGGTGACGGCACAACAACGGCAACAGTGCTGGCGCAGGCCATTATCAAAAACGGTGCCAAGGCTGTCGCCGCGGGCATGAACCCGATGGACCTCAAACGCGGTATCGACAAGGCGGTCGAAGCTGTCGTTGAAGAGCTGAAGCAGAAAAGCAGCAAAATTTCTTCCAAAGAAGAGACTGCGCAAGTCGGTAAGATTTCTGCGAATGGTGAGGGCGAAATCGGAGAGATGATCTCCGACGCGATGCAGAAAGTCGGCTCTACCGGTGTCATCACCGTGGAAGAAGCGAAGGGCCTGCATACGGAACTGGATGTCGTTGAAGGCATGCAGTTCGATCGCGGTTACATCTCCCCCTATTTCGTGACAAATCCGGAGAAGATGACGGCGGACCTCGAAAATCCGTACATCCTGATCCATGAGAAGAAAATCTCTTCGCTTCAGCCGATGCTGCCCCTTCTTGAAAAGGTCGTGCAGTCTGGTCGTCCGCTGCTGATCATTGCTGAGGATGTTGATGGGGAAGCCCTGGCGACCCTCGTCGTCAACAAGCTCCGTGGTGGCCTCAAGATCGCAGCTGTCAAGGCCCCTGGCTTTGGTGACCGCCGCCGCGCCATGCTTGAGGATATTGCGACACTGACGAATGCTGAGGTGATCAGCGAAGATCTCGGCATCAAGCTGGAAGCGGTAGAGATTTCATCGCTCGGAACCGCGAAGAAAGTCCATATTGATAAAGAGAACACCACGATCGTCGAAGGTGTCGGCGAGAAGGTGAAAATCGAGAAGCGTTGCCTGCAACTGAAGAGCCAGATTTCCGAAACGTCTTCCGACTATGACAAAGAGAAACTGCAGGAGCGTCTCGCGAAGCTCTCTGGCGGTGTCGCGGTCATCCGCGTCGGTGGAAGCACCGAAGTCGAGGTCAAGGAGCGCAAGGATCGCGTGGAAGACGCGTTGCATGCGACACGCGCCGCGGTTGAGGAAGGTATTGTTCCCGGTGGTGGCACGGCTCTCGCGCGTGCGGCTTCGGTCCTTGAGCACATCAAGCTTGAGAATGAAGACCAGAAAGCCGGTGTCAAAGTTGTGCATGACGCCCTGAAAGTGCCTCTGAAGCAGATCGCGGAAAATGCGGGCCATGATGGTGGCGTCATTGCCGGCAAAGTTCTTGAAAATTCCCATTACACGCACGGTTTCGATGCGCAGACGGGTGAATTCAAGGATCTTGTCAAGGCGGGTATCGTCGACCCGACAAAGGTCGTCCGTGCGGCGCTTCAGGATGCGGCCTCCATCGCCGGTCTTCTGATCACGACGGAAGCCATGGTTGCCGAACGTCCTGAGAAGAAAGCAGCCCCTGCGGGCGGCCCGGGCATGGGTGGCATGGGCGACATGGACTTCTAA
- a CDS encoding Bax inhibitor-1/YccA family protein, which produces MAFIPNGSGGPVSGVGVSSADVMDNGLRAYMLRIYNWMGFGLLISAAVAYLIAETPVRDYFYATAMQVDGQIVTSPTLLGWAVVFLPLIFVFVLSAGVNRFSRETVQTLFIVYSASMGACLSSILLRYEGGSIARAFAISAVTFLAMSLWGYTTRRSLASMGSFLFMGLVGLILASIAQIFIHSSGLTFGINVAGVLIFTLLTAYDTQRIRATYAYYTQYSGAAELGKYSVYDALSLYLNFVNLFVFLLQFIGVRRQ; this is translated from the coding sequence ATGGCTTTCATACCCAATGGATCCGGAGGCCCTGTATCAGGGGTTGGGGTCAGCAGCGCGGACGTGATGGATAACGGCCTCCGCGCCTATATGTTGCGTATTTACAATTGGATGGGTTTCGGATTGCTGATTTCAGCCGCCGTCGCCTATCTTATCGCTGAAACGCCGGTGCGCGATTATTTCTACGCAACCGCCATGCAGGTTGACGGGCAGATCGTCACCTCGCCCACACTTCTGGGTTGGGCCGTTGTCTTTCTACCGCTCATCTTTGTTTTTGTGCTTTCAGCGGGCGTTAACCGATTCTCTCGCGAGACGGTGCAGACGCTTTTCATCGTTTACAGCGCCTCCATGGGGGCCTGTCTGTCGAGCATCCTGCTTCGATATGAGGGGGGCTCAATCGCGCGCGCTTTCGCGATCAGTGCTGTGACATTCCTTGCCATGTCGCTCTGGGGTTACACGACACGGCGCAGCCTGGCCTCGATGGGGTCATTCCTTTTTATGGGACTGGTCGGTCTGATCCTCGCATCGATTGCGCAAATCTTCATCCATAGCTCGGGCCTGACTTTCGGGATCAATGTCGCGGGTGTGCTGATTTTCACCTTGTTAACGGCGTACGACACCCAACGCATCCGGGCGACTTACGCTTATTACACGCAATATTCCGGCGCTGCTGAGCTGGGTAAATATAGCGTTTATGATGCTCTGTCACTTTACCTGAATTTCGTGAACCTCTTTGTCTTTCTCTTACAATTCATTGGCGTGCGTCGCCAATAG
- a CDS encoding 2'-5' RNA ligase family protein, producing the protein MRLTVAIPADLALQRSLSSFHASAPHIEWVEANQCFLTVRELGTITDIDVLDALDLELLRIAPRGLEVNFTGLTIEPQGLTDAIYLEVAPDDALSNFRTKIENATRRSGHRLEKRRYRPRLRLGQARTSLRAQTILWTQKMNLDICGMMHVDRFCLLEMRGDASQLWWEKCEDYPLSHHHAPIAAWKAPHL; encoded by the coding sequence ATGAGACTGACTGTCGCAATCCCCGCAGATCTCGCGCTTCAACGAAGCCTTTCCTCTTTTCACGCCAGCGCGCCGCATATTGAATGGGTCGAGGCGAATCAGTGCTTCCTCACAGTGCGGGAACTGGGCACCATCACAGATATTGATGTGCTTGATGCGCTTGACCTCGAATTGTTGCGCATTGCACCGCGCGGCCTGGAGGTCAATTTCACCGGATTGACGATCGAACCTCAAGGATTAACGGACGCCATCTATTTAGAGGTTGCGCCTGATGACGCCCTTTCGAACTTCCGCACCAAAATTGAGAATGCGACGCGGCGCAGCGGGCACAGGCTTGAAAAACGCCGTTATCGTCCGCGTCTCCGTTTGGGCCAGGCGAGAACCTCCCTCCGCGCCCAAACCATTCTCTGGACTCAGAAGATGAATCTCGACATTTGCGGCATGATGCATGTTGATCGCTTCTGCCTTCTTGAAATGCGCGGCGATGCCAGTCAGCTATGGTGGGAGAAATGTGAGGATTATCCGCTCAGCCACCATCACGCCCCGATAGCAGCCTGGAAGGCACCGCATTTATAG
- the cyoA gene encoding ubiquinol oxidase subunit II — MTKEILPKFKRLMPLIPALLLSGCTLDLLDPRGPVGRGNRDVMLLEMGVMLCIIIPVIIMTLFFAWKYRESNTKAEYLPTWDHSTKIECFVWGIPAVVILILGVVCVWSSYYYDPYRKLTASDPSRKPLNVEVVALDWKWLFIYPDQGVAAINQLAIPVDRPINFLITSDAVMTSFFIPRLGSQVYAMAGMQTQLHLLADAPGDYLGQASNYTGAGFSDMRFRALAMNDGDFDAWVEKVKQSPNALDSSTYPDVAAPQQAAPVTYYGRVQPSLFDGIVAKYNNGMVMNKSTGQMMHMQPAPSEAQMKE; from the coding sequence ATGACCAAGGAAATCTTGCCGAAATTCAAGCGGTTGATGCCGCTAATTCCGGCGCTTTTGTTATCAGGCTGTACGCTTGATCTTCTCGACCCGCGAGGCCCTGTCGGCCGCGGGAACCGTGACGTCATGTTGCTTGAAATGGGTGTGATGCTCTGCATCATTATACCGGTCATCATCATGACACTCTTCTTCGCGTGGAAGTATCGCGAGTCGAACACCAAGGCAGAGTATCTACCGACCTGGGACCACTCAACGAAAATTGAGTGTTTCGTCTGGGGAATTCCGGCGGTTGTCATCCTCATTCTCGGTGTTGTCTGCGTCTGGAGCAGCTATTATTACGACCCGTATCGCAAGCTGACAGCCTCTGATCCCTCACGCAAACCGCTTAATGTTGAAGTCGTCGCGCTCGATTGGAAGTGGCTCTTCATCTACCCTGATCAGGGTGTTGCAGCCATCAATCAGCTTGCCATTCCGGTGGATCGTCCGATCAACTTCCTGATCACATCGGATGCTGTGATGACGTCATTCTTCATCCCGAGGCTGGGGTCACAGGTTTATGCCATGGCGGGTATGCAGACGCAGTTGCACCTTCTGGCCGATGCGCCGGGGGATTATCTCGGGCAGGCCTCCAACTATACGGGTGCGGGTTTCTCGGATATGCGTTTCCGCGCCCTCGCCATGAATGACGGTGATTTCGACGCCTGGGTCGAGAAGGTCAAGCAGTCTCCCAACGCGCTGGACAGCAGCACGTACCCGGATGTGGCAGCACCGCAGCAGGCTGCGCCGGTCACTTATTACGGGCGTGTGCAACCAAGCCTCTTCGATGGCATCGTGGCCAAATATAATAACGGTATGGTCATGAATAAATCGACGGGTCAGATGATGCACATGCAGCCCGCACCGTCTGAAGCGCAGATGAAGGAATAA
- a CDS encoding ATP-dependent DNA helicase has protein sequence MKHCWARGASYATVSPMSQPSPAFLKHGPAFLITLDGASLLTQDGKLLALSLAEARDLWARAPSPIVINGAVTVRRLGLRAVVPPYPWRDVLELFLFIHPTTSIAPTLKGVCDALDIPLEEGTDARILLTITARLEEQLASLLQSPGRREIGGLMQVLHRHHWPWRHDLQHLLGDVALSTVEDTLPLKIWRRLPKWEDEAPPPPAGARPVSRDAALDRLADIIGKDAETRPAQRDFTSVACEAFQPREAPGMPELVLAEAGTGTGKTAGYLAPASVWAEKNGGTVWVSTYTRHLQKQIERELHALFPDRVTRRRKIVIRKGRENYLCLLNYEDSVNVFAARPDRSAAPMGILLALVARWASMTEDGDLIGGDLPGWFFDFYDRATLLSMADRRGECIYSACPHYQSCFVEHSIRRAKSAEIVVANHALVMAQSAWALHDEETLPDEDQPPTHYVFDEGHHLPDAADSAFSVALSGLEASELRRWLLGAEGGRSRARGLRRRLEDLIAQDASLERHIMHVITAAQALPSPGWLDRLQTEPQAPIEAAEATELSLEVNPSEAFLQTLHQQLRARTQLHPRQDQLECDLQPIDPRLDLLAPRLREALCALKKPLERLVGAFMAQLSDPDDILEAPQRIRLEAAARALKRRAIFRLDAWIDLLTAITPEKAPSDDDRFIDIIRSEAISHRRFSGTRFDIGIHRHWRDPTIPYATVMQASAHGILVTSATLRDQPGMTEMSEHDVSGNDPPRHDISLAGRAARPSDAEASWRAAEHMMGASHFLKPAMRAAMMSPYDYRTQTRAYIVTDVSHREIAQLAAAFEALFTASRGGALGLFTAISRLRSVYKYLAPRLEKLRLPLFAQHVDQMDNATLVDIFRTEIDSCLLGTDAMRDGIDIKGNALRLVVFEKTPWPRPDILHRERRRHAVETGLDDYDDRLTRMRIRQGFGRLIRSSADKGVFVTLDRQFPSRLLSAFPEGVVVERLGLRDVTTRISDFLAEATD, from the coding sequence ATGAAACATTGCTGGGCGCGTGGCGCAAGCTACGCTACTGTATCACCAATGTCACAACCCTCCCCCGCCTTTCTGAAGCACGGTCCGGCTTTTCTCATCACGCTGGATGGCGCCTCCCTGTTGACACAGGACGGCAAGCTGCTTGCGCTATCCCTGGCTGAGGCGCGGGATTTATGGGCGCGTGCCCCGTCCCCCATTGTCATTAACGGTGCTGTCACGGTCAGGCGACTGGGTTTGCGCGCCGTTGTGCCCCCTTATCCCTGGCGGGATGTGCTGGAGCTTTTCCTGTTCATCCATCCCACGACCAGTATCGCCCCGACACTTAAAGGGGTCTGCGATGCGCTGGATATTCCGCTTGAGGAGGGCACCGATGCGCGCATTCTCCTGACGATCACCGCGCGGCTGGAAGAGCAGCTCGCCAGCCTGCTTCAGTCGCCTGGCCGACGGGAGATTGGCGGCCTCATGCAGGTTCTGCACCGTCATCATTGGCCCTGGCGGCATGACCTGCAACATTTACTGGGTGATGTCGCCCTCTCAACCGTGGAGGACACGCTCCCGCTCAAAATCTGGCGTCGCCTCCCGAAATGGGAGGATGAGGCCCCGCCCCCACCCGCGGGCGCGCGGCCCGTCTCACGTGATGCGGCGCTGGACCGCCTGGCTGATATCATCGGCAAGGATGCGGAGACACGTCCGGCGCAGCGTGATTTCACGTCTGTCGCCTGCGAGGCTTTTCAACCGCGTGAGGCGCCCGGTATGCCGGAGCTTGTACTGGCCGAGGCCGGCACGGGCACCGGCAAAACGGCCGGCTACCTCGCCCCGGCATCCGTCTGGGCGGAGAAAAATGGCGGCACAGTGTGGGTCTCAACATACACGCGTCACCTTCAGAAGCAGATTGAGCGTGAACTCCATGCGCTTTTCCCGGATCGTGTCACGCGACGGCGCAAAATCGTCATTCGTAAAGGGCGGGAAAATTATCTTTGTCTTCTCAATTATGAAGACAGCGTCAATGTTTTCGCGGCCCGACCGGACAGATCCGCCGCACCTATGGGCATATTGCTCGCCCTGGTCGCGCGGTGGGCCTCAATGACGGAGGATGGGGATCTGATTGGCGGGGATCTCCCCGGATGGTTCTTCGATTTTTATGACCGCGCGACATTGCTAAGCATGGCTGACCGGCGCGGGGAGTGTATTTACAGCGCCTGCCCGCATTACCAGAGCTGCTTCGTTGAACATTCCATCCGCCGCGCCAAATCGGCGGAAATTGTGGTGGCCAATCATGCCCTCGTCATGGCGCAATCCGCGTGGGCGCTCCATGATGAGGAAACATTACCGGATGAGGATCAACCTCCGACACATTATGTTTTTGATGAGGGACATCACCTTCCCGACGCGGCGGACAGTGCTTTTTCCGTCGCCTTATCCGGTCTGGAAGCATCGGAGTTGCGACGCTGGCTTCTAGGGGCTGAAGGGGGACGCTCCCGCGCGCGTGGATTGCGCCGCCGACTGGAAGATCTGATCGCGCAAGATGCGTCTCTGGAACGGCATATCATGCATGTGATCACCGCCGCACAGGCTCTCCCTTCCCCCGGATGGCTGGATCGCCTTCAGACCGAACCACAGGCCCCGATTGAAGCCGCGGAGGCGACGGAGTTGTCTCTGGAGGTCAATCCTTCAGAGGCCTTCCTTCAGACGCTTCATCAGCAATTGCGCGCCCGCACGCAGCTCCACCCGCGGCAGGACCAGCTTGAATGTGACCTGCAACCGATTGATCCACGTCTTGATCTTCTGGCGCCACGCCTTCGCGAGGCTTTATGCGCCCTTAAAAAACCGCTGGAGCGTCTGGTGGGCGCTTTCATGGCGCAATTATCGGACCCGGACGACATATTGGAGGCGCCCCAGCGTATCCGTCTGGAAGCCGCCGCACGCGCGTTGAAAAGGCGTGCGATCTTCAGGCTGGACGCATGGATCGACCTGCTGACCGCCATCACGCCAGAAAAAGCGCCTTCGGATGATGATCGTTTTATCGATATCATCCGCAGTGAGGCCATCTCTCATCGCCGTTTCAGCGGCACACGCTTTGATATCGGCATTCATCGCCATTGGCGTGACCCCACCATCCCTTATGCCACCGTCATGCAGGCCTCGGCGCATGGTATCCTCGTGACATCCGCGACTTTGCGGGACCAGCCCGGCATGACGGAGATGTCCGAACATGATGTTTCAGGCAATGATCCGCCCCGACATGATATCTCTCTCGCCGGACGCGCCGCGCGCCCCTCTGACGCGGAGGCTTCCTGGCGCGCGGCGGAGCATATGATGGGCGCGAGCCACTTTCTGAAACCCGCAATGCGCGCCGCGATGATGAGCCCTTATGATTATCGGACGCAGACGCGCGCTTATATAGTGACGGATGTCTCACATCGTGAAATCGCGCAACTCGCAGCCGCTTTCGAGGCCCTTTTCACGGCGTCCCGCGGCGGTGCGCTCGGTCTCTTTACGGCGATCAGCCGCCTCCGCAGTGTCTATAAATATCTCGCACCGCGGCTGGAAAAACTGCGCCTCCCCCTTTTCGCGCAGCATGTCGACCAGATGGATAATGCGACCCTCGTCGATATTTTTCGGACGGAAATCGATAGCTGCCTTCTGGGGACGGATGCCATGCGGGACGGGATCGACATTAAAGGAAATGCCCTTCGCCTCGTCGTATTTGAAAAGACCCCGTGGCCGCGCCCCGATATTCTGCATCGTGAGAGGCGTCGCCATGCGGTGGAAACAGGTTTGGATGATTATGATGATCGCCTGACCCGGATGCGCATCCGGCAGGGTTTCGGGCGCCTCATAAGATCAAGCGCCGATAAAGGTGTTTTCGTAACGCTTGACCGCCAGTTTCCGTCGCGCCTGCTTTCCGCGTTCCCGGAAGGTGTGGTGGTTGAGCGCCTCGGTTTACGGGATGTCACCACCCGGATCAGCGATTTTCTCGCGGAAGCGACCGATTGA
- a CDS encoding lysine--tRNA ligase, translated as MQNSDFHPDLKTWPCDEARKLVKHLQNVPADKPALLETGYGPSGLPHIGTFGEVARTSWVKLAYEFMTGRQAKILTFSDDMDALRKVPGNVPQQEMLQAHLGLPLSRIPDPFGKYESFAAHNNAMLCAFLDRFGFEYEFASATIYYTEGRFDAALRRMLEVHDEVVATIAPTLGQERRATYSPVLPIHPEAGHVMQVPILGVDADAATVTWKDPETGRNFETSVLGGGAKMQWKADWAMRWYALGVDYEMSGKDLIDSVKLSSKICRILGRQPPQTLTYELFLDQNAQKISKSKGNGLSIEEWLRYAPPESLSQYMFNQPTRAKRLFFDVIPRAMDEYLANAEKLLEQPEETRPANPAWFIQRGKAGRDTLSPLSFAALLNLASVANVDAPAPLWKFIQRYDATLSPETHPYVDRLVGYALAYYRDFVKPDKRFRQPSEQERQALQDLATELAKADPAFSPVQVQDIVFEVGKRHQFTPLRAWFGCLYEVLLGQTEGPRFGIFAALLGLKETVALIEEALARPPSAASAVPDA; from the coding sequence ATGCAAAATTCCGATTTCCATCCTGATCTCAAGACATGGCCGTGTGACGAGGCCCGCAAGCTCGTCAAACATCTGCAAAACGTTCCGGCAGATAAACCGGCTTTGCTGGAGACAGGCTACGGGCCATCCGGCCTGCCGCATATCGGCACATTCGGGGAGGTGGCGCGGACAAGTTGGGTAAAGCTTGCTTACGAGTTCATGACCGGTCGGCAGGCGAAAATCCTGACTTTTTCGGACGATATGGATGCGCTGCGCAAAGTGCCGGGCAATGTCCCGCAGCAGGAAATGCTTCAGGCGCATCTGGGCCTGCCCCTTTCCCGCATTCCTGATCCTTTCGGAAAATATGAGAGTTTCGCGGCGCATAATAATGCGATGCTCTGCGCCTTTCTGGATCGTTTCGGTTTTGAATATGAATTCGCGTCCGCGACCATATATTACACGGAGGGCCGTTTCGATGCGGCCTTGCGCCGTATGCTGGAAGTGCATGATGAGGTCGTGGCGACCATCGCGCCGACATTGGGGCAGGAGCGGCGCGCAACCTACTCCCCCGTTCTGCCGATCCATCCGGAGGCCGGGCATGTGATGCAGGTGCCTATCCTGGGCGTTGATGCCGATGCTGCCACAGTGACATGGAAAGACCCCGAGACGGGCCGGAATTTCGAAACCTCCGTGCTGGGTGGCGGGGCAAAAATGCAGTGGAAGGCCGATTGGGCCATGCGCTGGTATGCGCTCGGCGTGGATTATGAAATGTCCGGCAAGGATCTGATCGACAGCGTCAAACTCTCCAGCAAGATCTGTCGCATACTTGGCCGCCAGCCGCCCCAGACACTGACTTATGAACTGTTTCTGGACCAAAATGCTCAGAAAATCAGCAAGTCAAAAGGGAATGGCCTGTCGATTGAGGAATGGTTGCGTTACGCGCCGCCGGAGAGCCTCTCGCAATATATGTTCAATCAGCCCACTCGCGCGAAACGCCTGTTCTTCGATGTGATCCCGAGGGCCATGGATGAATATCTGGCCAATGCCGAGAAATTGCTGGAGCAACCGGAGGAGACGCGCCCCGCTAACCCGGCATGGTTTATTCAGAGGGGCAAAGCGGGCCGGGATACGCTCAGCCCCTTATCTTTCGCGGCATTGCTCAATCTTGCCTCCGTCGCCAATGTCGACGCGCCGGCCCCGCTCTGGAAATTCATCCAGCGTTATGACGCCACGCTTTCTCCGGAAACGCATCCCTATGTTGACCGTTTAGTCGGCTATGCCCTGGCGTATTATCGGGACTTCGTGAAACCGGATAAACGTTTCAGGCAACCGTCAGAGCAGGAGCGTCAGGCATTGCAGGATCTCGCAACCGAACTTGCAAAGGCAGACCCGGCCTTTTCCCCGGTTCAAGTCCAGGATATCGTCTTTGAGGTGGGCAAGCGTCATCAATTCACCCCGCTCAGAGCATGGTTCGGCTGTCTCTATGAGGTTCTCCTCGGACAGACGGAGGGGCCGCGTTTCGGCATTTTTGCGGCGTTACTCGGGCTTAAAGAGACGGTCGCGCTGATAGAGGAGGCGCTTGCACGGCCCCCATCGGCAGCATCCGCCGTGCCGGACGCCTGA